TCGCCCGTCGATGTCGTAGCGCGTATTGAAACGCTGTGAGATGACGCGCGAGTAGTGGTTGGATGGTGAAACGAAGTAATACACGCCACGTCCGCAGCTCGCCTGGTACAGCCCGATCCGGGCGCCGATGTAGCCGGGAGCAACACGATGCCGCACGTTGTCGCCGCTCATCTGGGCCACGTCGGCGTCAGCCCGGACCCGAACTATCCAGGCGTTGGTATTCGCTAGGTCGGGATAGTATTGCCCGCCGCTGTCGCGCAGTCCGTCGAAAATGGAACGCAGCGCGCTGTGGCAAAACACGATAAGGGGCGTGTCGGCCACGTCTGTCGGCGCGAGCAAGGCGCGCGCAACATGGTGCCGTACTTCCTCGGCGGTCATGAGCGTCGAGTGGGCGTGGATCTGGGTGATTCCCGACTGGTAATCCAGCCAGTGCGACTTGTTCGTCCGGGGATCGAGCCAGAAGATTTTGGGAACGCCATCGTCCAGCCGCATCCTCGTGACGACGGGCAGGAATACCGCCGTCCCCTTGGCCCTGATCCGTTCCAGGTACAGGCATACGACAACGGTCTCGTCAGGCAGGGTACGGACGCGCGTCCGCGAGCGCAGGATGCCTGCCTGTCGAATCGCCTCGAGGAGGCTGGCGCTGGCTGCGTAGTCCGGCTGTTCAGGATCGTCCGTGAAGATGAACTGGCTAGTCGCACCGCTTTCCGCGAACAGCCGCCGCAGTTGGAACTTCGGATCGAGTTCAGGTTTTCCCTGGGCGGCGTCAAGCGAGGTCTCGATGATCGCCGTACGGGCGCGCGTGTCCATTAATGCCGGCGCCAAGTGTTGCCGGAACCAGCCTTCGAGCTGCCTCGCATCGACCGGGCGGCACAGCATACCTTCGGCGTCCGGCGGACACGTGTGATGCAAGGTCGGGCGCTGCAGCGCCAACGCGTCCAGGCGCTGTTCATGCTCACCTATCAAGCGATTAACCTTGTCCAATCGCATTGCCGTCTGGGCATGGGCGGTGACGACGAGGATCGGCAGGCTGCCGGCGTTGACCGCTGCGTTCGCTGCTCGCGTCGTTCCCGCACTGCCGTCGGCTCCCGTCCACGTGTCCTTGCGCAGCGATCCAACAACACGTTCTGCCAGCACCGGCTCCGTTCCGGCGACCGTGCTGCGCAGGTGCCAGCATGCCTGGTCGAGAAACAGCGGCCCGGCACCGGAGGCGATCAACGGCGCCGACGGGGCAATGGCGTGGAGCGGACGCAGGTCGCTGTGGGCCGAGAGGTTGTCGATGCCGAGCCTGGGGAAAGATGCCAACTCGAAATGTCCGAGCAGCCGGTCTGCTTGGTGGAGATAATTCGTCTCGTAGTGTCCATCGTCATGGCGTTTGGTGAAGATGGCCAGTTTCGCGATACTACCGTTGGTACGAACCAGGGCATGCCGGGTTTTATGTTTCCACTGGGTCAATATGTGACTCAGGTGTACGCGTATGGCGATATACGGCGTCGTTTCACCGTGGATGAGGACCAGCTTGGGGCGGATGCCGTGCAATGCCACCGCCCGTCTGTCCCCAAACGCCGAGACAATCGGATGGTCCCAGGCCAGCAACTCGCCTTCCGACGTTAGGTGCAAGGACAAGGGGATGGTAGACGTCATCGGCGCAACCGACATCGCCGCGGCGACCAGCCACGGAATCACTTCATACGCCATCGACGCTATTGGACTGCGCGTTCCCAGGATCATTTCAGCCGACAACGCGTAGGGTGCCCCGACTTCCAGCCTGTCCGCGGCGATCGTTGGCGCCGCACCTGCAACCCGGAGCGTGTCCAATGCCCACAGATGCAGTGCGCGGTTGATCACCTCGACCGGCAGCGGATGCAGCGTCACGATGGCCGGTACCGAGCGCTCTTGGGATGGGTCGATATTGATCCAGACGGGGCCCCTGGACAGGATAGCCAGCATTTCCGCCAGGCCGCTCGTGGGCAGGTTGGTCCGGCTCCAGCTGCCCTTGAGCAGGGACCACGCAGCCTGGTAGGCTCGTGTTGCCTGGTAGGCGTACGCGCAGGGAAGTGCGGCCGGCGTGAACCGGAACAGGTTGGTACGAAGCTGACCATGTCTCATGCGGCCTCTGGCTTGTGGGTGGCGATGTAGTTGACCAGCGCGGTCGCAAGCGCCGCGTGGTGGCGGGCAAACTGCGGCCATTTGCCGCTGGTACGGAGAATGCGCACTGTCTCGTCCAGCAGGTCGGCCCACGTCGTCTTGCTGTCGTAGAAGGCGGCATCCGCAAGGTAGCAGGTAACTGCGGTACCGCCGCGGCGAGCCCGGCCCAGGAGCTGGGTCAGCGTCACCAAGATGTTCATCACCGTGTAGTGCCGGATATTCGCAGGCTGCTGGCTGAAGGCGGGCGACGAGTTCCGGATCGTGTACAGCAAAGCGTTGGCGCGTTTGCGTTCCTCCAGCATGGCTTCGCCCGGGGCCTCCGAGGGCAGGACCGTATTGCCCGTCTCGTAGCAAACATGGGCAAGGTTGTTCCCAGGGCGGTCGGACGATGGCAGGGGGCGTACACACACGACGATGCCACCGATGGCGGACTCGCCGTTGGTATTCACGATGTTGTGTCCGCGCGCCATGGGGAAGATCGAGCTGACCAGAATCGTTGCGCCGGCATGCGGTCCGGTAGCAAATGAAGCCAACTCGGCGAAGGCCATTTTCTGGTCTCGTGGCAGGCGCTGGGCGCCGACGTCGGTGCCGGAACTGCGCACAAGTAACACGTCCCGGCCAGGTCCTTCGGGCAGTGCGAACAATGCCGCTGCCAGCTCTTCAGCATCATCGTCGCTGTTTGTCACCAAGAGCAGCCGCGCACGTTGCGCAGTGACGGGGCTGGAGCGCAAGTGTGCCAAGCGCGCATCCAGCCATGGCCACAATTCGATAGCCAGGGAGCGTACTCGGCTTGCCCGCTGCTGCATGGGCGCGCCCGACACGGCGACCGTGGTGCCGACGTGTTCGAAGTTGATGTGCCCAGGCGAATCCGGCACGTCGACCAGGTCCGTTGCCGGCAAGTCGAAGTTGCTCGCGCCCGGGAAGTAGGCGGTCGCCGAAAACCCCACGAAGATGCGTTCGACGCCCGCATAAGCCAGCGCGGTCAGCTGAGGCAGTGCCAGCAATGTGCCGTGCGGGTCGCCGCGCATCGCCACCACGTGCAGCGTTGACTCCCCGGCATCGGATTCCTTGCGCTTGAAACCGTAGACGGTCCGGTGCAGCGGTCCGTTTGGCGTCGGACTGACCGGTTCCGCACCTTTCAGCGATTGCTGCACCTCGCGGGCATGGTCGACGTTCGCCCGGATCAGGGCCGGCAGGTCGTGCTGCAGGTCGCGTAGCTGCTGCTCCAGGAACGCCAGCCGGCCGCGCAACAATAGGGATGCCTTGAGCTTCTCGTGCTCCTTTGGCTTTGTGCCTTTCGCCAAGCGGCTGGCGGCCGCGAGTTCATCGATCAGGACCTGCAGTTCACGCGCCATTGCCTCTGGTGCCCGGGTGCCGTCATTGCGCGCCCAGTAGGCCAGGTTGCCTTGCAGGCCGCGCAGCGCGGACGGCACCAGCTTGCGCTGGTCGAACAAGTCGTCGAGGAGCTCGCGCGACAGCTGCAGCTTGTCCGTAAGGACGCCATCGTCCGCGGTCGGCCAGGTGGTTTCCTTCTTCGGCCATTCGAAGTGGCCGGCCCTGTGCAAATCGAGCAGTTCGTTGACGGTGAGCGTACAGTAGGTCAGCGCCCAGCTGGCCCGGATGATGTTCGACGGCTTCATGTCGTGGATCGGGGTCGCCGGGAATTCGACTTCGTGCCGCAACTTGCCGAGCAGCGTCGTCGTTTGCCGGCTGCCGAGCTCGAGCTCGAAGACGCTGGAACTGATGGCCGACTGCAGCAAACCGTCGATTTCGTCGACAAGAAAGACTTGCGATTTCCTGAGCAACAGCTCAACCGTATGCAGGGGAGCTGGCTCGGCGGGACCGCCTGCGATCGGGATGCGCGTGGTCCCCGCCAGCAGCGCGTGGTGGTTCACGACGACGATATCGGCCTCGATCGCCTGCGCCAGCATGTGTACCATTCCGCATCGGGGGAGCAGTGGGCATGTTTCGAGCCGCTTTGTCCGCTCCCCACCGCGCGCCGTTGCAGTGGACAGATGCAGGGTGAAGCAGGGTTCCAGCCCCGGTTGGCTCCAGCTGTCGTCGCTGGAAAAGGCGTCGAGCAGGCACGCGTAGTGGTACGGGTGTTGATGCACGCGATCGACGAAGTGGTTTTCCGCCATTTCGGGAATGCGCGACTGGGAGTGCAGCGGTGCCACTGTCGTGGCCAGTCCGAGGGCCTGGGCGGATGCATGCAGGGCCGATGCCATGTGACGCACATCGAGTAGGTGGGGGACGGCAATGGTCATCTTTAACCCACGCCTGGCCGCGTCGAGTGCCATCAGCAGCATGACCACGCTTTTGCCGGCACCCGTGGGCGCGTTGACTCGATAAAATGCCCCTGGTTCGGTCTCGATGGCGAGAGACCTGCCGAGCAAGTGCTTCAGTGATGATACGTGGCTGTTGTGGAGCTCGTCCGCTGCGTCGAGCACGATGGCGATTTGTTCAAGGTCGCGCGCGTTCCAGCGCACTGGTCCTGTACCAGGGGCATCATCGAGCGGCAAGCTTGAACGTGAGCTTAGGTAGCTGCGCATGTCGTCCGGGATCGAGAAGACACGCGTGCGTTCCGAGGTGAACTGTTTCAGCACAATGTCGCCGCTTTCGTTCATCCCCCCGACGCGCCGATCGCTTTTCCAATGCATGACATCGCCAAGCAGTTCCCTGATCAGGCGGTCAGGGTCCAGCGGTGCGGCAATCCGATATCGATCCGTCTCATGGATGGTCACATGCCCTGCATGGGCATGTGTCACCAGCTCGAACCAGGCCAAGGGCGTATCGATGAGCAACTGCGCTTCCTGCATGAATGCATTTGGCTGCGCCAATTCATCGGGCCGGTAACGCAGGAATCGTGCAATGACCAGCATGTCGTCGTGTGGCAGCTGCGCCCAGCCGGACCACAGCCGGAGTCTTCCAGCCGAGATCGCGGCCGCATCCGCAAACGTCGGCTGCTTGGCGATGTAGCGTGCAGTGATCGATAGCGCCAAGGCGGTGCACTTTGCCATCAGTGTTTGCATAGGCTTTTCAGTTTCCTGATGCAACCGGTCTCGCTATGGACGCTCACGGAGGCTGGACTTTGTTCGGAAAGAAAACGGACATGTTTCTCCATATAGTCCGGTACCACGATCCACGTGGGTCGCGCTGCATCCAGCGTCTTCAGGTGCGTAGCTAGGCGCGTCGCGGAGCGCCAGGCCTTGGCGTCGATGGTCACCACCGTGCCGTTCACGACGGTTTCGATGTCGGACGCATCCACTCCCGGCCATAGGTCGGCCGGCAAGCCTAAGGCTTCGATGCGTCTTGCGAGGGACAGTTCCAGCAAACCTGGTATGAGGGTGAACTTCCAGATGGGCGGCCGCAACATCAGCGCATCACCTGGAGCGTGTCCGACCAGCTCTTTTGCCGATCCGTTGTTGACGAGCCTGGCGCTCACCCAGCTCCATGCGCCGATTTTGTTTACGCACCAGCTCGACTGGCAAGCGACGGCGGGCGCCGTGATCGTCATCGGCCAGCCGCACACCGGGCACGGATATATCTCACCGTTGCGTTTCAGATGTTCGGGAATGGACATGTACATGTCGCGCACCCCAATACCCAAGGGGACAAGCAGTTCCTGGATGCCTGACGTGCTGTCCACGAGAGGATGTTCGATTACGTACAGGCGGAACCTGCGGTAGGTCTCCTCGCCGCCGTCCTGCAGCCGGCACAGGTCACGCACCCGCTTGATCATGCCTTGCACGTCTTCGATGTAGGCAAGCTCGTCGACCTCGAGCGCAATCTCCAGGCAGGTCGTGGACGGAAACCCCGCGACCTGCAGCGGCCCTGTGTAATCGCCTCGTACCGACGGATCGAGCCATTCTTCGATGGGCAGCCCGAGGTGCTCTTCGACCTCGGCCGGGGTAAATAACCTGGACGCCGGATCGATCCTCCATCGCAAGGCCGCGACTTGGCGCAGCAAAGGCAGTGCGTTCCCCCGGCCGACCGCCAGCCGCTGTACACACGTGACCGCTGCCCGCAGTAGCCGATCTCGAATCGCCGTGTCGTGGCCGTCGGACATCGCCTGCCTCCGTAACACCTGGGAGAACCGACAGCATAGCAGCCAACAACGCGCGTGACCTGGCAAGTCGGGCCGCGGTTGTCACGCCCTGGAACGGATGTAGCGCGGGCGCCACCAGCCGCTGCCTGCGAACTGATCGGCATCGTGCAGGTGAGCGTTATTGTGATGATGCACGGAAGCAGTGCGGATACAGAGTCCGCGCCTGGATGCGTGCCGTCTTTGTCGATGCCA
The genomic region above belongs to Massilia forsythiae and contains:
- a CDS encoding RNaseH domain-containing protein, whose product is MRHGQLRTNLFRFTPAALPCAYAYQATRAYQAAWSLLKGSWSRTNLPTSGLAEMLAILSRGPVWINIDPSQERSVPAIVTLHPLPVEVINRALHLWALDTLRVAGAAPTIAADRLEVGAPYALSAEMILGTRSPIASMAYEVIPWLVAAAMSVAPMTSTIPLSLHLTSEGELLAWDHPIVSAFGDRRAVALHGIRPKLVLIHGETTPYIAIRVHLSHILTQWKHKTRHALVRTNGSIAKLAIFTKRHDDGHYETNYLHQADRLLGHFELASFPRLGIDNLSAHSDLRPLHAIAPSAPLIASGAGPLFLDQACWHLRSTVAGTEPVLAERVVGSLRKDTWTGADGSAGTTRAANAAVNAGSLPILVVTAHAQTAMRLDKVNRLIGEHEQRLDALALQRPTLHHTCPPDAEGMLCRPVDARQLEGWFRQHLAPALMDTRARTAIIETSLDAAQGKPELDPKFQLRRLFAESGATSQFIFTDDPEQPDYAASASLLEAIRQAGILRSRTRVRTLPDETVVVCLYLERIRAKGTAVFLPVVTRMRLDDGVPKIFWLDPRTNKSHWLDYQSGITQIHAHSTLMTAEEVRHHVARALLAPTDVADTPLIVFCHSALRSIFDGLRDSGGQYYPDLANTNAWIVRVRADADVAQMSGDNVRHRVAPGYIGARIGLYQASCGRGVYYFVSPSNHYSRVISQRFNTRYDIDGRFLRDPWRQLGVTEIAILRAGRFASESEIAHQAALFCRNSPVWEGTLRLPAPMHLGKQVAHDHPAIGISRRLYAND
- a CDS encoding restriction endonuclease-related protein; this encodes MSDGHDTAIRDRLLRAAVTCVQRLAVGRGNALPLLRQVAALRWRIDPASRLFTPAEVEEHLGLPIEEWLDPSVRGDYTGPLQVAGFPSTTCLEIALEVDELAYIEDVQGMIKRVRDLCRLQDGGEETYRRFRLYVIEHPLVDSTSGIQELLVPLGIGVRDMYMSIPEHLKRNGEIYPCPVCGWPMTITAPAVACQSSWCVNKIGAWSWVSARLVNNGSAKELVGHAPGDALMLRPPIWKFTLIPGLLELSLARRIEALGLPADLWPGVDASDIETVVNGTVVTIDAKAWRSATRLATHLKTLDAARPTWIVVPDYMEKHVRFLSEQSPASVSVHSETGCIRKLKSLCKH